A genomic stretch from Pieris brassicae chromosome 9, ilPieBrab1.1, whole genome shotgun sequence includes:
- the LOC123714394 gene encoding EF-hand calcium-binding domain-containing protein 1, translated as MAEKKQKQISMVASAIALRSVRLFLNAGKAAVERKSLPAPPKRRTKTVVPINKIPQQALDVLLRTTRFSKNELEALYTMYRKLVVDAQAAATPTIIGQPIPKIDGIDQNTFRDVMHNTFDLVTEEVVLDRIWSSWDRGVNGGEGALKFESWAKGLSVLLRGSNDEKRTYCFGVYDLNSDGYITRDEMFLLLKNSLLKQPGDEDPDEGVRDLVELVLRKMDMDKDGKVSIDDYREAVHQEPLLLEAFGQCVPTRRHAATFLKTLCTKLST; from the exons ATGGCAGAGAAGAAACAAAAGCAAATCAGCATGGTGGCAAGTGCAATTGCTCTTCGGAGTGTCCGCCTTTTCCTTAATGCTGGTAAAGCAGCAGTGGAGCGGAAATCACTGCCAGCACCGCCTAAACGCCGCACCAAGACCGTGGTACCGATAAATAAGATACCACAGCAAGCTCTCGACGTTCTTCTGAGAACGACGAGGTTTAGCAA GAATGAATTAGAAGCACTATACACAATGTACCGAAAACTGGTGGTGGATGCTCAAGCGGCTGCTACGCCTACCATCATCGGACAACCTATTCCAAAGATAGAT GGCATAGATCAGAACACATTCCGTGACGTCATGCATAACACCTTTGATTTAGTGACTGAAGAAGTAGTCCTAGACCGAATATGGAGTTCCTGGGATCGAGGGGTCAATGGCGGAGAGGGGGCCTTAAAGTTTGAGTCCTGGGCCAAGGGGTTAAGTGTGTTGTTACGGGGCAGTAACGACGAGAAACGGACATACTGCTTCGGTGTATATGACCTAAATTCGGATGGTTACATAACTAGGGatgaaatgtttttgttactCAA AAATTCCTTATTGAAACAACCAGGAGATGAAGACCCCGACGAAGGTGTGCGTGATTTAGTTGAACTAGTTCTTAGGAAAATGGATATGGATAAGGATGGAAAAGTCTCTATTGACGATTACAG AGAAGCAGTTCATCAAGAGCCTTTGCTTTTAGAAGCTTTTGGGCAATGTGTGCCGACAAGACGTCATGCAGCGACGTTCCTTAAAACACTTTGTACAAAGTTATCAACGTAG